The nucleotide sequence TCCACCAACAGGCCATGGGTGCCGAAGCCGGCATTGTTGATCAAGGTGTCCACGGTGATGCCGCGTCCGGCCAGTTCCTTGAAGAGCTCTGCGCCTACGCCTGCCCGGCCCAGATCCATGGGCAGCACTGTCACGGTGATGCCGTGCTCGCTGCGCAGTTGCTGCGCCAAATCTTCCAGACGGTCAACACGACGGGCAACCAGGACGAGGTTGGAACCCCGGGCGGCGAAGCGCTGCGCGAATTCGGCGCCGAGCCCGGAACTGGCTCCCGTGATGAGCGCGGTGGTATCGGAGTAGGTCATGGTCATGATGGGGTCCAATCGTCGGGGCGGGAAATGCTGGGGCGGGGACTGATGTAGTCGCTGTCTACATGGTAGGCAGTGGCTACATTGTTGTCAATGCCTACATTGGCCTAGACTTGACCCATGATCGAACAGCCATACCACCACGGCAAACTTCGGGAAGCCCTCTTGGAGCGCGCCATGGAAACCATCGAGGAGGCCGGCGTCGAGGGACTTTCCCTCCGCCAACTCGCCCGGGACGTGAACGTCAGCCACGGGGCCCCAGCCAAGCACTTCCGTGACAAGCAGGCGTTGATCGACGCCTTGGCGATGGCAGGCTTTGAATTGATGAACCACCGCATCCGCACAGCCGCGGAGTCCGGCGGCACCCTCCAGGAGCGCTTTGTCAGCGTCGCGAAAGCCTACGTCGGATTCGCGGTTTCCCGGCCCGCCCTGCTGACCGTCATGTACTCCACCAAGCATCACCCGGATTCCAGCGCCGAGCTTCGAAACACCGGTGGGCAGGGAATCGAAATAGCCCAGGCAATGATCATCGAAGCCCAGGATGCCGGCGAACTGGCCCCCGGCGACCCCGAAACGTTGGCCATGGTGTGCTTCGTCAGCCTTCACGGCGCGGCGCTGCTCGCGGCCGGCAAGCATCTGGAGGGAACGACGGTGGATGCCATGGTCTCCGCCACCACCGACACCCTCTGGGCAGGCATGGCTGCGGGTGTGCCGGCCGCGAAAATCAC is from Paenarthrobacter nicotinovorans and encodes:
- a CDS encoding TetR/AcrR family transcriptional regulator; protein product: MIEQPYHHGKLREALLERAMETIEEAGVEGLSLRQLARDVNVSHGAPAKHFRDKQALIDALAMAGFELMNHRIRTAAESGGTLQERFVSVAKAYVGFAVSRPALLTVMYSTKHHPDSSAELRNTGGQGIEIAQAMIIEAQDAGELAPGDPETLAMVCFVSLHGAALLAAGKHLEGTTVDAMVSATTDTLWAGMAAGVPAAKITQASQAGQRN